Proteins from one Catenuloplanes atrovinosus genomic window:
- a CDS encoding App1 family protein — MHMWQGVTVALIPVGETGPRLHRAARLEDAVHEVVERRLVKRGWEPSIITYAGYGTTEWVRVMARVLLSRPVPKTGWLARRGSADRPKKLRGWRSFATVSQMNAPVIITAGGERHEAIGDRGGFVDAVVPAKLEPGWQTVTVQSGDGEPVEAPVQIIDPAVTFGIVSDIDDTVMVTALPRPLLAAWNTFVLDEHARSAVPGMAVLYERLRTAHPGAPVFYLSTGAWNVAPALNRFLRRHLYPVGPLLLTDWGPTKDRWFRSGPEHKRLTLERLSQEFPRVRWLLIGDDGQHDQEIYAEFASKHPDNVAAVAIRRLSPAQAVLAGTLPSLPESDTSVVSARFGRKWLGAPDGAGLSQLLTEAELL, encoded by the coding sequence ATGCACATGTGGCAAGGTGTGACGGTGGCGCTTATCCCCGTGGGAGAGACCGGACCCCGCCTGCATCGCGCCGCCCGGCTCGAGGACGCGGTGCACGAGGTCGTCGAGCGGCGGCTGGTGAAGCGCGGGTGGGAACCGAGCATCATCACGTACGCGGGTTACGGTACGACGGAGTGGGTGCGCGTGATGGCACGCGTGCTGCTCAGCCGCCCCGTGCCCAAGACCGGCTGGCTGGCGCGGCGCGGCTCGGCGGACCGGCCGAAGAAGCTGCGCGGCTGGCGCAGCTTCGCCACGGTGAGCCAGATGAACGCGCCGGTGATCATCACGGCCGGCGGCGAACGGCACGAGGCGATCGGCGACCGCGGCGGGTTCGTGGACGCGGTCGTCCCGGCCAAGCTGGAGCCCGGCTGGCAGACCGTGACGGTGCAGAGCGGCGACGGCGAGCCGGTCGAGGCGCCGGTGCAGATCATCGACCCGGCGGTCACCTTCGGCATCGTGTCCGACATCGACGACACCGTCATGGTCACCGCACTGCCGCGTCCGCTGCTGGCCGCGTGGAACACGTTCGTCCTGGACGAGCACGCGCGCTCCGCCGTGCCCGGGATGGCCGTGCTCTACGAGCGGCTGCGCACCGCGCACCCGGGCGCGCCGGTCTTCTACCTGTCCACCGGCGCGTGGAACGTGGCGCCCGCGCTGAACCGGTTCCTCCGGCGCCACCTCTACCCGGTCGGGCCGCTGCTGCTCACGGACTGGGGGCCGACGAAGGACCGCTGGTTCCGCAGCGGGCCGGAGCACAAGCGGCTGACGCTGGAGCGGCTGTCCCAGGAGTTCCCGCGCGTCCGCTGGCTGCTGATCGGCGACGACGGGCAGCACGACCAGGAGATCTACGCGGAGTTCGCGTCGAAGCACCCGGACAACGTGGCCGCGGTCGCGATCCGGCGCCTCTCCCCCGCGCAGGCGGTGCTGGCCGGCACGCTGCCGTCGCTGCCGGAGTCGGACACCTCGGTGGTGTCGGCCCGGTTCGGCCGCAAGTGGCTCGGCGCGCCGGACGGTGCCGGGCTGTCGCAGCTGCTCACCGAGGCTGAGCTGCTGTAA
- a CDS encoding GGDEF domain-containing protein, with protein sequence MITLFRRFLLIGGPVLLGVWLLLPAGLERSALYAGIGALSVAACAVAARHWRSWPWALFAAGQGCAVAGDLLWTYYADIAHIDPFPSAADAFYLAQYPLLTVALLLLARRHRSADDHLAQLDSTMLVAGLALPYWVLLIAPALAEGDSTLGTLIALGYPLGDILLLAGVVRLLLVTGSRNTSFRLVTVSVVTLLVADVTFTFAEDSTLGTMAFLGSYLIWGVGALVPSAGAIGDPSPRAQTLTRRRLFTLSGAALLAPGVLIVQLLAGVEPSTWAVAITSAVLFILVVTRMAGMVRRLEEQARQLATQARRLDELARTDTLTGLPNRRTLAAQLVRDMATTRAVHAPFPVAILDMDHFKHYNDTRGHQAGDDLLAGAAMAWSLLLRDGDTLARYGGEEFVLLMPGRTEDEAARLLDRLRIATPELQTFSAGLALWDGEELPDHLLHRADVALYAAKNGGRGRVVRAVPDRPGAHPLQ encoded by the coding sequence GTGATCACCCTGTTCCGCCGGTTCCTGCTGATCGGCGGTCCCGTCCTGCTCGGCGTGTGGCTGCTGTTGCCCGCCGGGCTGGAGCGCAGTGCGCTCTACGCCGGCATCGGCGCGCTCAGCGTGGCCGCCTGCGCGGTCGCGGCGCGCCACTGGCGCTCCTGGCCGTGGGCGCTGTTCGCCGCCGGGCAGGGCTGCGCGGTCGCCGGTGACCTGCTCTGGACGTACTACGCGGACATCGCGCACATCGACCCGTTCCCGTCCGCCGCGGACGCGTTCTACCTGGCCCAGTACCCGCTGCTCACGGTCGCGTTGCTGCTGCTGGCCCGGCGGCACCGCTCCGCGGACGACCACCTCGCCCAACTGGACAGCACGATGCTGGTGGCCGGGCTGGCGCTGCCCTACTGGGTGCTGCTGATCGCGCCGGCGCTGGCCGAGGGTGACTCCACGCTCGGCACGCTGATCGCGCTCGGCTATCCGCTCGGCGACATCCTGCTGCTGGCCGGCGTGGTGCGGCTGCTGCTGGTCACCGGCTCCCGCAACACCTCCTTCCGGCTGGTCACCGTGTCCGTGGTGACGCTGCTGGTGGCGGACGTGACGTTCACCTTCGCGGAGGACTCCACGCTCGGCACGATGGCGTTCCTCGGCTCGTACCTGATCTGGGGCGTGGGCGCGCTGGTGCCGTCCGCCGGGGCGATCGGCGACCCGTCGCCGCGCGCGCAGACGCTCACCCGCCGCCGGCTGTTCACGCTCTCCGGCGCGGCACTGCTCGCCCCCGGCGTGCTGATCGTGCAGCTGCTGGCCGGCGTCGAGCCGAGCACCTGGGCGGTCGCGATCACCTCCGCCGTGCTGTTCATCCTGGTGGTGACGCGGATGGCGGGCATGGTCCGGCGGCTGGAGGAGCAGGCCCGGCAGCTCGCCACGCAGGCGCGCCGGCTCGACGAACTGGCCCGCACGGACACGCTCACCGGGCTGCCCAACCGGCGCACGCTCGCCGCCCAGCTGGTCCGGGACATGGCCACGACCCGTGCGGTGCACGCGCCGTTCCCGGTGGCGATCCTGGACATGGACCACTTCAAGCACTACAACGACACGCGCGGGCACCAGGCCGGCGACGACCTGTTGGCCGGCGCCGCGATGGCCTGGAGCCTGCTGCTGCGCGACGGCGACACCCTGGCCCGGTACGGCGGCGAGGAGTTCGTGCTGCTGATGCCGGGGCGCACCGAGGACGAGGCGGCCCGGCTGCTGGACCGGCTGCGGATCGCCACGCCGGAGCTCCAGACGTTCTCCGCCGGCCTGGCGCTGTGGGACGGCGAGGAACTGCCCGACCACCTGCTGCACCGCGCGGACGTCGCGCTCTACGCGGCGAAGAACGGCGGACGCGGCCGGGTGGTCCGCGCGGTCCCGGACCGTCCCGGGGCCCATCCGCTTCAATAG
- a CDS encoding MMPL family transporter — protein MHRLRWTTVIVVVAASIASGVWGLGVFGQLSEGGYIDPGSESARAAEVAEEALGAQGGDVIVIYTPDAGTVDDPAVARAVTADLEALPSDRVESASSYWQLAAAAQAAQQPRAQPADPQAAAQAAQAAAQAAQFATPDKRRAIALITLAGANETEKLENFREIKDDFTVDGVATKVGGAAALQDSTSERSKQDLTLAEGVSLPVVLVLLVLIFGSLVAAALPVLVGGLAVLGALGVLHVIALTTEVNSFAVNVASLLGLGMAIDYGLFMVGRFREELAAGRATAAAVRNTVATAGRTVAFSATLLIIALAGLMLFPQSFLKSLAYGGMSAVALAAFTSLTLLPAMLGLLGPRVDKLALPRRKKQIKGDEPVISTGWERLARFVMKRPVLVALPILAVLILLAAPIRGVEFGEIDERVLPAGDPAREALAELKAEFPAMSGTGVQVVLRGADAAAAQPFAAEVANVPGIGEATISGSRNGVTEITAALESTDALDQTSTGAVESIRALTPPSGTELLVGGFTARNVDSLDATYAQLPWMVLLLAGATLVLMFLAFGSVLLPVKAVVMSALSLTATFGVLVFVFQEGHGAGLLGVTPAPLEVGIVVLMAAVVFGLSTDYEVFLLSRMVEARTRGASTADAVVTGIVRTGRVISAAAILLVVVTGAFALSSLAMMRFIGVGMILALVLDATVVRMLLVPAVIRLMGDAAWWAPGPLRRLQERAGLAESDEVEEEGAGLVRSGT, from the coding sequence ATGCACCGCCTGCGCTGGACCACGGTGATCGTGGTCGTGGCCGCCTCGATCGCCTCCGGCGTGTGGGGTCTCGGCGTCTTCGGGCAGCTCTCCGAGGGCGGCTACATCGATCCGGGCAGCGAGTCGGCCCGGGCCGCCGAGGTCGCCGAGGAGGCGCTCGGCGCGCAGGGCGGCGACGTCATCGTCATCTACACCCCGGACGCCGGCACGGTCGACGACCCGGCCGTGGCCCGGGCCGTCACCGCGGACCTGGAGGCGCTCCCCTCGGACCGGGTCGAGTCCGCCAGCTCGTACTGGCAGCTCGCCGCGGCGGCACAGGCCGCGCAGCAGCCGCGGGCACAGCCGGCCGACCCGCAGGCGGCGGCACAGGCCGCCCAGGCCGCCGCGCAGGCCGCCCAGTTCGCCACGCCGGACAAGCGGCGCGCGATCGCGCTGATCACGCTGGCCGGCGCGAACGAGACGGAGAAGCTGGAGAACTTCCGCGAGATCAAGGACGATTTCACGGTCGACGGCGTCGCGACGAAGGTGGGCGGCGCCGCGGCGCTGCAGGACTCCACGTCCGAGCGCTCGAAGCAGGACCTGACGCTGGCCGAGGGCGTGTCGCTGCCGGTCGTGCTGGTGCTGCTCGTGCTGATCTTCGGTTCGCTGGTCGCCGCCGCGCTGCCGGTGCTGGTCGGCGGCCTGGCCGTGCTCGGCGCGCTCGGCGTGCTGCACGTGATCGCGCTGACCACCGAGGTCAACTCGTTCGCGGTCAACGTGGCCAGCCTGCTCGGCCTGGGCATGGCGATCGACTACGGGCTGTTCATGGTGGGCCGATTCCGCGAGGAGCTGGCCGCGGGACGGGCCACCGCGGCCGCGGTGCGCAACACGGTGGCCACGGCCGGCCGTACCGTCGCGTTCTCCGCCACGCTGCTGATCATCGCGCTGGCCGGCCTGATGCTGTTCCCGCAGAGCTTCCTCAAGTCCCTGGCGTACGGCGGCATGTCCGCGGTGGCGCTGGCCGCGTTCACCTCGCTCACGCTGCTGCCGGCGATGCTCGGCCTGCTCGGCCCGCGCGTGGACAAGCTCGCGCTGCCGCGCCGCAAGAAGCAGATCAAGGGCGACGAGCCCGTGATCAGTACGGGCTGGGAGCGCCTGGCCCGGTTCGTGATGAAGCGCCCGGTGCTGGTCGCGCTGCCGATCCTGGCGGTGCTGATCCTGCTGGCCGCGCCGATCCGGGGCGTGGAGTTCGGCGAGATCGACGAGCGCGTGCTGCCCGCCGGCGACCCGGCCCGCGAGGCGCTGGCGGAGCTGAAGGCGGAGTTCCCCGCGATGAGCGGCACCGGCGTGCAGGTCGTGCTGCGCGGCGCGGACGCGGCCGCCGCCCAGCCGTTCGCCGCCGAGGTGGCGAACGTGCCCGGCATCGGCGAGGCCACGATCAGCGGCTCGCGCAACGGCGTCACCGAGATCACCGCGGCGCTGGAGTCCACGGACGCGCTGGACCAGACCTCCACCGGCGCGGTGGAGTCGATCCGCGCGCTCACCCCGCCGTCCGGCACGGAGCTGCTGGTCGGCGGCTTCACCGCGCGGAACGTGGACAGCCTGGACGCCACCTACGCGCAGCTGCCGTGGATGGTGCTGCTGCTGGCCGGCGCCACCCTGGTGCTGATGTTCCTGGCGTTCGGCTCGGTGCTGCTGCCGGTCAAGGCCGTGGTGATGAGCGCGCTCAGCCTCACCGCCACGTTCGGCGTGCTGGTCTTCGTGTTCCAGGAGGGCCACGGCGCGGGCCTGCTCGGCGTCACGCCGGCGCCGCTGGAGGTCGGCATCGTGGTGCTGATGGCCGCGGTCGTCTTCGGGCTCTCCACCGACTACGAGGTCTTCCTGCTCTCCCGGATGGTGGAGGCGCGCACCCGGGGCGCGTCCACGGCCGACGCGGTGGTCACCGGCATCGTGCGCACCGGCCGGGTGATCAGCGCGGCCGCGATCCTGCTGGTCGTGGTCACCGGCGCGTTCGCGCTGTCGTCGCTGGCGATGATGCGGTTCATCGGCGTCGGCATGATCCTGGCGCTGGTGCTGGACGCGACCGTGGTCCGCATGCTGCTGGTCCCGGCCGTGATCCGCCTGATGGGCGACGCGGCCTGGTGGGCGCCGGGCCCGCTGCGCCGGTTGCAGGAGCGGGCCGGGCTGGCCGAGTCCGACGAGGTCGAGGAGGAGGGCGCCGGGCTGGTCAGGTCCGGCACCTAA
- a CDS encoding sensor histidine kinase, translated as MSRPRPAPIPDPEVAALADLPMLSDLTVRADGIAEAIGLRRVLETTTEAFVSMDANGRIRAWNPAAERLLGWHAAEVIGRNLAETIIPEPLRDAHAGGMRRYMATGEARVAGERLALPALHRDGHVVTVEVVIWPNQVEGDWWFHAFLHDISDRVAAEERLRRERMFLATVLDSLSDGVVACDADAVITTVNPAARQMRGNPAPSVSMREVFARLDARHPDGRPMAYEELPLIRALRGEVVVDAEVVLADRRVVCTGRQLRDATGEVSGAVVAARDVTVERAAEAHNALLAARLRQTIAVQREVIEAAADRDETLRLVADRALEMFPGAEGAAVALLDGGELVYTAVSGSMSRLAGLRLPVDSSLSGHAVREAATMRCDDPEADPRVDREACRRGGVGSILIAPLLSEDHVTGVLLVTGGRTGAFDDSDAQHLELLGHSLSGGLRHADDYAEINRLLGERTAALAEVEAANQLKLDLIGMLGHEIATPLMSILATVEMTTDEPDMPDALSLIGRQATRLDTLVREVLTQVALDAGRLHADREPVPLAAAITAAVDLAAAGPVPVHGDVSVDVLVNRGHLQQMLVNYLTNAAKYGGGAVAVEVTRTAENAVRIGVRDAGDGVPEGFRDQLFSQFSRARRTAASKPGTGLGLYIVRGLARANGGDAGYLPAVPHGSIFYLDLETA; from the coding sequence GTGTCCCGGCCTCGACCGGCGCCGATTCCCGATCCGGAGGTGGCGGCGCTGGCCGACCTGCCCATGCTGTCCGACCTCACCGTGCGGGCCGACGGGATCGCGGAGGCCATCGGGCTTCGCCGGGTGCTGGAGACCACCACCGAGGCGTTCGTCTCGATGGACGCGAACGGCCGGATCCGTGCCTGGAACCCGGCCGCGGAACGCCTGCTCGGCTGGCACGCGGCCGAGGTCATCGGCCGGAACCTGGCCGAGACGATCATCCCGGAGCCGCTGCGCGACGCGCACGCCGGCGGCATGCGGCGGTACATGGCCACCGGCGAGGCGCGGGTGGCCGGCGAACGGCTGGCGCTGCCCGCGCTGCACCGCGACGGGCACGTGGTCACGGTCGAGGTGGTGATCTGGCCGAACCAGGTCGAGGGCGACTGGTGGTTCCACGCGTTCCTGCACGACATCAGCGACCGGGTCGCGGCCGAGGAACGGCTGCGCCGCGAGCGGATGTTCCTCGCCACCGTGCTGGACAGTCTCTCCGACGGCGTGGTCGCCTGCGACGCGGACGCGGTGATCACCACGGTCAACCCGGCGGCGCGGCAGATGCGCGGCAACCCGGCGCCGAGCGTGTCCATGCGCGAGGTCTTCGCCCGGCTGGACGCGCGGCACCCGGACGGCCGGCCGATGGCGTACGAGGAACTGCCGCTGATCCGCGCGCTGCGCGGCGAGGTGGTGGTCGACGCGGAGGTGGTGCTGGCCGACCGCCGGGTGGTCTGCACCGGCCGCCAGCTGCGCGACGCGACCGGCGAGGTCTCCGGCGCGGTGGTGGCGGCCCGCGACGTCACGGTCGAGCGCGCCGCCGAGGCGCACAACGCGCTGCTGGCCGCGCGGCTGCGGCAGACGATCGCGGTGCAGCGCGAGGTGATCGAGGCGGCCGCGGACCGCGACGAGACGCTGCGGCTGGTCGCGGACCGGGCGCTGGAGATGTTCCCGGGCGCGGAGGGCGCCGCGGTCGCGCTGCTCGACGGCGGCGAACTGGTCTACACCGCGGTCTCCGGGTCCATGTCCAGGCTGGCCGGCCTGCGGCTGCCGGTGGACTCCTCGCTGAGCGGGCACGCGGTCCGCGAGGCGGCCACCATGCGCTGCGACGACCCGGAGGCGGACCCGCGCGTGGACCGCGAGGCCTGCCGCCGCGGCGGCGTCGGGTCCATCCTGATCGCGCCGCTGCTCTCCGAGGACCACGTGACCGGCGTGCTGCTGGTGACCGGCGGCCGGACCGGCGCGTTCGACGACAGCGACGCCCAGCACCTGGAACTGCTCGGGCACAGCCTCAGCGGCGGGCTCCGGCACGCGGACGACTACGCGGAGATCAACCGGCTGCTCGGCGAGCGCACCGCGGCGCTGGCCGAGGTGGAGGCCGCGAACCAGCTCAAGCTCGACCTGATCGGCATGCTCGGCCACGAGATCGCGACGCCGCTGATGTCGATCCTGGCCACCGTGGAGATGACCACCGACGAGCCGGACATGCCGGACGCGCTGTCGCTGATCGGCCGGCAGGCGACCCGGCTGGACACGCTGGTCCGCGAGGTGCTCACCCAGGTGGCGCTGGACGCCGGCCGGCTGCACGCGGACCGCGAGCCGGTGCCGCTCGCCGCCGCGATCACGGCCGCCGTCGACCTGGCCGCGGCCGGCCCGGTGCCGGTCCACGGCGACGTGTCGGTGGACGTGCTGGTCAACCGCGGTCACCTCCAGCAGATGCTGGTCAACTACCTGACGAACGCGGCCAAGTACGGCGGTGGCGCGGTCGCGGTGGAGGTCACCCGTACGGCTGAAAACGCGGTGCGGATCGGCGTGCGCGACGCGGGCGACGGCGTGCCGGAGGGCTTCCGCGACCAGCTCTTCTCGCAGTTCAGCCGCGCGCGCCGGACCGCGGCCAGCAAGCCCGGCACCGGCCTCGGCCTGTACATCGTCCGAGGTCTCGCGCGTGCGAACGGCGGTGATGCCGGTTATCTCCCGGCCGTACCGCATGGGTCGATCTTCTATCTCGACCTGGAAACGGCGTGA
- a CDS encoding GNAT family N-acetyltransferase, with product MRIRPATIADAAVLADVHVRTWQATYRGFVPDGYLRSLDPVRWRPFWQDRLRRPEEGTATLALVPDAGDRPVGFVSFGPSRDDAADVAAGEIFAIYVLPEHWGTGGGRMLMAAALTALADAGFGRATLWVLDGNARARRFYEAGGWRPDGLTKRDESRGFPLDEVRYVLDLR from the coding sequence GTGCGCATCCGTCCAGCGACCATCGCCGATGCCGCCGTGCTCGCCGACGTCCACGTGCGCACGTGGCAGGCCACCTACCGCGGCTTCGTCCCGGACGGCTACCTGCGATCGCTGGACCCGGTGCGGTGGCGCCCGTTCTGGCAGGACCGCCTGCGGCGCCCGGAGGAGGGGACGGCCACGCTGGCGCTGGTCCCGGACGCCGGTGACCGCCCGGTCGGCTTCGTCAGCTTCGGCCCGTCCCGCGACGACGCGGCGGACGTCGCGGCCGGGGAGATCTTCGCGATCTACGTGCTGCCGGAGCACTGGGGGACCGGCGGCGGCCGCATGCTGATGGCCGCGGCCCTCACCGCGCTGGCGGACGCCGGGTTCGGCCGCGCCACGCTCTGGGTGCTGGACGGCAACGCCCGCGCGCGCCGCTTCTACGAGGCCGGCGGCTGGCGCCCGGACGGCCTCACCAAACGCGACGAGTCCCGCGGCTTCCCGCTGGACGAGGTGCGATACGTCCTCGATCTCCGGTAA
- the aroA gene encoding 3-phosphoshikimate 1-carboxyvinyltransferase, with the protein MRVSVVAIPGSKSITARALFLAAAAEGTTVLGRPLLSDDTEAFADGLVALGYEVRRGGEDWTITGRPAGPAAGEADVFCRDAATAARFLPGLVAAGHGTFRFDASEQMRRRPVAPLTAALRALGVDVRHTEREGHLPLTVVADGIKGGDLELDASLSSQFLTAMLLTGPLTREGLNITVTGLVSAPYVEITLAMMRRFGVTVARDGNTLRVPPGGYRAATYPIEPDASTASYFFAAAAITGNEVTVPGLGAGALQGDLGFVEVLGRMGAEVTIGADATTVRGTGRLTGITTNMRDISDTMPTLAAIAPFADGPVRIEDVYNTRVKECDRLDACADNLRRLGVRVETGEDWIEIQPGVPAPAEIGTRRDHRIAMSFSVTSLRVPHITLDDPGCVKKTFPEFHDVFGALRAAWDM; encoded by the coding sequence ATTCGGGTGTCTGTGGTGGCGATTCCGGGGTCGAAGTCGATCACCGCGCGGGCGCTGTTCCTGGCGGCCGCGGCCGAGGGCACCACGGTGCTCGGCCGTCCGCTGCTCTCCGACGACACGGAGGCGTTCGCGGACGGGCTGGTCGCGCTCGGGTACGAGGTACGGCGCGGCGGCGAGGACTGGACCATCACCGGCCGGCCCGCCGGACCGGCCGCCGGCGAGGCCGACGTCTTCTGCCGCGACGCCGCCACCGCCGCCCGGTTCCTGCCCGGCCTGGTCGCGGCCGGGCACGGTACGTTCCGGTTCGACGCGTCCGAGCAGATGCGCCGCCGCCCGGTCGCCCCGCTGACCGCGGCGCTGCGCGCGCTCGGCGTCGACGTGCGGCACACCGAGCGGGAGGGCCACCTGCCGCTGACCGTGGTCGCGGACGGCATCAAGGGCGGCGATCTGGAGCTGGACGCGAGCCTGTCGTCGCAGTTCCTCACCGCGATGCTGCTCACCGGGCCGCTCACCCGCGAGGGGCTGAACATCACGGTCACCGGGCTGGTCAGCGCGCCGTACGTGGAGATCACGCTGGCGATGATGCGCCGGTTCGGCGTGACCGTGGCCCGGGACGGCAACACGCTGCGGGTGCCGCCGGGCGGTTACCGGGCGGCGACGTACCCGATCGAGCCGGACGCGTCGACCGCCAGCTACTTCTTCGCCGCCGCCGCGATCACCGGCAACGAGGTGACCGTGCCCGGGCTGGGCGCCGGCGCGCTCCAGGGCGACCTGGGCTTCGTCGAGGTGCTGGGCCGGATGGGCGCGGAGGTGACGATTGGGGCGGACGCCACCACGGTCCGCGGCACCGGGCGGCTGACCGGCATCACCACGAACATGCGCGACATCTCCGACACCATGCCGACGCTGGCCGCGATCGCGCCGTTCGCGGACGGGCCGGTGCGGATCGAGGACGTGTACAACACCCGGGTCAAGGAGTGCGACCGGCTCGACGCGTGCGCGGACAACCTGCGCCGCCTGGGCGTCCGGGTGGAGACCGGCGAGGACTGGATCGAGATCCAGCCCGGTGTGCCGGCGCCGGCGGAGATCGGCACCCGCCGGGACCACCGGATCGCGATGAGCTTCTCCGTCACGTCGCTGCGCGTCCCGCACATCACGCTGGACGACCCGGGCTGCGTGAAGAAGACGTTCCCGGAGTTCCACGACGTCTTCGGCGCGCTCCGCGCGGCCTGGGACATGTAG